The proteins below are encoded in one region of Phaseolus vulgaris cultivar G19833 chromosome 1, P. vulgaris v2.0, whole genome shotgun sequence:
- the LOC137816430 gene encoding peroxisomal membrane protein 11A isoform X2 translates to MITAEVIGVPPAPPQPPPQPPPIPPQSVATPSTIPKSIAMDSNPKPSSSPAPNPNPSKAQSSKEQHHRDLLNCIEAYLAKRDGVDKLLKISRYAAKLILASSLLQSSNNPTLSHRLKSFESSVGVSRKAFRLGKFVQDLNALRASHPHSNRHLLFTLLTYGGEGFYYFVEQFVWLAKSGLIDPKHARAFQKVSAWAELVGYFGSLALKLADLNSIAEEETCLASSVEITRLRGVGCAEEESRLRKLREKKTMKRLSVVQDLADAAMALDDVLDGNAPFSKPVFLASAGLLSALIGTHKNWVSC, encoded by the coding sequence ATGATCACAGCGGAAGTAATTGGAGTTCCACCAGCACCACCGCAACCACCACCACAACCACCACCCATTCCTCCCCAATCGGTGGCAACACCTTCCACCATCCCCAAATCGATAGCTATGGATTCCAATCCCAaaccttcctcatcaccagcgCCAAACCCTAACCCTAGCAAAGCACAATCCTCGAAGGAACAACACCACAGAGACCTATTGAACTGCATCGAAGCCTACCTCGCGAAGCGCGACGGCGTGGACAAGCTCCTCAAGATTTCCCGTTACGCCGCCAAACTCATCCTCGCCTCTTCGCTCCTTCAATCCTCCAACAACCCAACCCTCTCCCACCGCCTCAAATCCTTCGAATCCAGCGTCGGCGTCAGCCGCAAGGCCTTCCGACTCGGCAAATTCGTCCAAGACCTAAACGCTCTCCGAGCCTCGCACCCCCACTCCAACCGCCACCTCCTCTTCACCCTCCTCACCTACGGCGGCGAGGGCTTCTACTACTTCGTCGAGCAGTTCGTGTGGCTCGCGAAATCCGGCCTCATCGATCCCAAGCACGCGCGCGCGTTCCAGAAAGTGAGCGCGTGGGCGGAGCTCGTCGGGTACTTCGGGAGCTTGGCGCTCAAACTCGCCGATTTAAACTCTATTGCTGAGGAGGAGACGTGTTTGGCGTCGAGCGTGGAGATCACGCGCTTGAGAGGGGTTGGGTGCGCGGAAGAAGAATCTAGGTTGCGGAAGTTGAGGGAAAAGAAAACGATGAAGAGGCTTTCGGTTGTTCAGGATTTGGCCGATGCAGCTATGGCTTTGGACGATGTTTTGGATGGGAATGCACCGTTTTCGAAACCGGTTTTCTTGGCTTCCGCGGGGCTTTTGTCTGCGCTTATTGGCACTCACAAGAATTGGGTCTCTTGCTGA
- the LOC137816430 gene encoding peroxisomal membrane protein 11A isoform X1, with translation MITAEVIGVPPAPPQPPPQPPPIPPQSVATPSTIPKSIAMDSNPKPSSSPAPNPNPSKAQSSKEQHHRDLLNCIEAYLAKRDGVDKLLKISRYAAKLILASSLLQSSNNPTLSHRLKSFESSVGVSRKAFRLGKFVQDLNALRASHPHSNRHLLFTLLTYGGEGFYYFVEQFVWLAKSGLIDPKHARAFQKVSAWAELVGYFGSLALKLADLNSIAEEETCLASSVEITRLRGVGCAEEESRLRKLREKKTMKRLSVVQDLADAAMALDDVLDGNAPFSKPVFLASAGLLSALIGTHKNWVESMQK, from the exons ATGATCACAGCGGAAGTAATTGGAGTTCCACCAGCACCACCGCAACCACCACCACAACCACCACCCATTCCTCCCCAATCGGTGGCAACACCTTCCACCATCCCCAAATCGATAGCTATGGATTCCAATCCCAaaccttcctcatcaccagcgCCAAACCCTAACCCTAGCAAAGCACAATCCTCGAAGGAACAACACCACAGAGACCTATTGAACTGCATCGAAGCCTACCTCGCGAAGCGCGACGGCGTGGACAAGCTCCTCAAGATTTCCCGTTACGCCGCCAAACTCATCCTCGCCTCTTCGCTCCTTCAATCCTCCAACAACCCAACCCTCTCCCACCGCCTCAAATCCTTCGAATCCAGCGTCGGCGTCAGCCGCAAGGCCTTCCGACTCGGCAAATTCGTCCAAGACCTAAACGCTCTCCGAGCCTCGCACCCCCACTCCAACCGCCACCTCCTCTTCACCCTCCTCACCTACGGCGGCGAGGGCTTCTACTACTTCGTCGAGCAGTTCGTGTGGCTCGCGAAATCCGGCCTCATCGATCCCAAGCACGCGCGCGCGTTCCAGAAAGTGAGCGCGTGGGCGGAGCTCGTCGGGTACTTCGGGAGCTTGGCGCTCAAACTCGCCGATTTAAACTCTATTGCTGAGGAGGAGACGTGTTTGGCGTCGAGCGTGGAGATCACGCGCTTGAGAGGGGTTGGGTGCGCGGAAGAAGAATCTAGGTTGCGGAAGTTGAGGGAAAAGAAAACGATGAAGAGGCTTTCGGTTGTTCAGGATTTGGCCGATGCAGCTATGGCTTTGGACGATGTTTTGGATGGGAATGCACCGTTTTCGAAACCGGTTTTCTTGGCTTCCGCGGGGCTTTTGTCTGCGCTTATTGGCACTCACAAGAATTGG GTTGAGTCCATGCAAAAGTAA
- the LOC137816425 gene encoding arabinosyltransferase RRA3-like — translation MVGRRDALLTRDKGQSSVGSRIVAAVVVGVLIGCVVAFLAPNGLLTASPTPLIRHPKMVSSACESPEQVNLLKVDILSAKEKNSELKKQVKDLMEKLRLAEQGKGHAQEQFLVLGDSHKAGPFGTVKALRTNPPVIPDESVNPRLAKILGEVAIYKEIIVALANTNVKEMLQLWFTNIKKVGIPNYLVVALDDNIEEFCKSNDVPVYRRDPDQGVDAVGKSGGNHAVSGLKFRILREFLQLGYSVLLSDVDIVYLQNPFDYLYRDSDVESMSDGHNNMTAYGYNDVFDEPSMGWARYAHTMRIWVYNSGFFYIRPTIPSIELLDRVANRLSNDAKAWDQAVFNEELFFPSHPGYDGLYAAKRTMDMYLFMNSKVLFKTVRKDAKLKKLKPVIIHVNYHPNKFERMKAIVEFYANGKQDALDHFPDGSD, via the exons ATGGTGGGTCGTAGAGACGCATTGCTCACCAGAGATAAAGGCCAATCATCAGTCGGATCTCGAATCGTCGCCGCCGTCGTCGTCGGCGTTCTCATCGGCTGCGTCGTCGCTTTCTTGGCTCCCAATGGCCTCCTAACCGCCTCTCCCACTCCTCTCATTCGCCACCCCAAG ATGGTTTCATCTGCGTGCGAATCACCGGAACAAGTTAATTTGCTTAAAGTTGATATTCTATCAGCAAAAGAGAAAAATTCCGAGCTGAAGAAGCAGGTGAAGGATCTTATGGAGAAGCTGCGTTTGGCTGAGCAAGGAAAGGGCCATGCACAGGAACAGTTTCTTGTTCTTGGTGACAGTCACAAGGCTGGGCCCTTTGGAACTGTCAAGGCTCTCAGAACCAATCCACCTGTCATTCCTGATGAATCTGTGAACCCCAGATTGGCCAAAATCTTGGGGGAAGTTGCTATTTATAAAGAGATAATTGTTGCCCTTGCTAACACTAATGTCAAGGAGATGTTGCAGCTATGGTTCACCAACATCAAGAAGGTTGGCATACCTAATTATTTGGTTGTTGCCTTAGACGATAACATTGAAGAGTTCTGCAAATCCAACGATGTTCCTGTGTATAGAAGAGATCCTGATCAAGGTGTTGATGCAGTTGGTAAGAGTGGTGGTAACCATGCTGTTTCGGGGTTGAAATTTCGTATTTTGAGAGAATTTCTGCAACTGGGCTATAGTGTTCTTCTGTCGGATGTTGACATTGTGTACTTGCAGAACCCGTTTGATTATCTCTATAGGGATTCAGATGTGGAGTCTATGTCCGATGGTCACAATAATATGACAGCTTACGGGTATAATGATGTCTTTGATGAACCCTCAATGGGTTGGGCTCGGTATGCTCATACTATGAGAATATGGGTTTATAACTCTGGTTTCTTTTACATAAGGCCCACAATTCCTTCAATTGAGCTCCTAGATCGTGTTGCAAACCGGCTCTCCAATGACGCAAAAGCTTGGGATCAGGCAGTTTTTAACGAGGAGCTCTTTTTCCCTTCTCATCCTGGTTATGATGGACTTTATGCTGCAAAAAGGACGATGGATATGTACCTTTTTATGAACAGTAAGGTTCTCTTTAAGACTGTCAGAAAAGATGCTAAACTCAAGAAGCTGAAGCCTGTGATTATACATGTTAATTACCATCCTAATAAATTTGAGAGGATGAAGGCAATAGTTGAATTCTATGCCAATGGGAAACAGGATGCGCTGGACCATTTCCCAGATGGTTCTGATTGA
- the LOC137816426 gene encoding probable protein phosphatase 2C 55 encodes MPSNYLSRLGASIQRSVLGKERGILDSAEILIGQGKLWFGSSKFFHSVHSSYCVELSLLVRPGFALASSSELPGKRRTLSVVDTLSRTFSVPSVSGPSFQACGYHIGSALAGPDQFSSGGSGFRIKGMASHLPGVVLGESYLDNQSLKGVHRSVSTKSFGSICLNTSLRSGGKVSMSLKNHQQPDNSAIYGYFIYNAAKTWFNSHPYMQLGSGDFHSLSTLCYSVGPAHDVPFDTSVREDQSSSSADSSERKTPSGKTLKLISGSCYLPHPDKEETGGEDAHFICSEEQAIGVADGVGGWADLGVNSGYYSRELMSKSVDAIQEEPKGSIDPARVLEKAHSSTKAKGSSTACIIALTDQGLNAINLGDSGFMVVRDGCTVFRSPVQQHDFNFTYQLECGSNGDLPSSGQVFTIPVAPGDVIVAGTDGLFDNLYNNEITAVVVHAMRAGLSPQVTAQKIAALARQRALDKDRQTPFSTAAQDAGFRYYGGKLDDTTVVVSYIAGSADA; translated from the exons ATGCCATCCAATTACTTGTCGAGGCTTGGAGCTTCAATTCAGAGATCAGTTTTGGGGAAAGAAAGGGGAATATTGGACTCCGCTGAAATTTTGATTGGGCAAGGGAAGTTGTGGTTTGGTAGTTCCAAATTTTTTCATTCTGTGCATAGTTCGTATTGTGTGGAACTAAGCCTGCTCGTACGCCCTGGATTTGCCTTAGCTTCTAGCTCTGAATTACCTGGAAAAAGAAGAACATTGTCTGTAGTTGACACACTGTCTCGGACATTTTCGGTTCCGTCTGTGTCGGGGCCGTCATTTCAGGCCTGTGGATACCACATTGGCTCTGCCCTTGCTGGACCTGATCAGTTTTCTAGTGGAGGATCTGGATTTCGGATTAAGGGTATGGCTTCTCACTTGCCCGGAGTAGTGCTTGGTGAATCTTATTTAGACAACCAGAGTTTGAAGGGTGTTCACCGATCAGTGTCAACCAAGAGCTTCGGTAGTATATGTTTAAACACGAGTTTGAGGAGTGGTGGAAAAGTGAGCATGAGTTTGAAAAACCATCAGCAGCCAGATAACAGTGCGATTTAtggatattttatttataatgctGCCAAGACCTGGTTTAATTCCCACCCTTACATGCAGTTAGGGTCTGGAGATTTCCATAGCTTGTCTACCTTGTGTTACTCAGTTGGGCCTGCTCATGACGTACCTTTTGACACTTCTGTCCGCGAGGATCAGTCAAGCAGTTCTGCAGATTCATCTGAACG GAAAACTCCTTCAGGCAAGACCCTTAAGTTAATATCAGGATCATGCTACTTGCCTCATCCTGATAAAGAAGAAACTGGTGGAGAAGATGCTCATTTTATATGTTCTGAGGAACAAGCAATAGGGGTGGCAGATGGTGTTGGTGGGTGGGCAGATCTTGGTGTTAATTCTGGATATTACTCTCGTGAGCTCATGTCCAAATCAGTGGATGCCATTCAAGAGGAGCCCAAAGGTTCAATTGATCCTGCTAGGGTGCTGGAAAAAGCACACTCAAGTACAAAAGCTAAAGGTTCCTCTACGGCATGCATCATTGCACTTACTGATCag GGCCTTAATGCTATCAATTTAGGAGACAGTGGGTTTATGGTGGTCCGGGATGGGTGCACTGTATTCCGATCCCCAGTGCAGCAACATGATTTCAATTTCACCTATCAACTGGAATGTGGTAGTAATGGTGATTTACCTAGTTCTGGTCAg GTTTTTACCATTCCCGTTGCACCTGGCGATGTTATAGTTGCTGGTACAGATGGACTGTTTGATAACTTGTACAATAATGAGATTACAGCAGTGGTGGTTCACGCCATGAGAGCGGGATTAAGTCCTCAAGTAACAGCCCAGAAGATAGCTGCATTGGCTCGTCAACGGGCACTTGATAAAGACAGGCAAACTCCTTTCTCAACCGCTGCTCAAGATGCTGGTTTCCGTTACTACGGTGGCAAGCTTGATGATACCACAGTTGTAGTTTCATACATTGCCGGCTCAGCAGATGCATAA
- the LOC137816432 gene encoding protein BRASSINAZOLE-RESISTANT 1-like, whose amino-acid sequence MTSDGATSAAAAAASRRKPSWRERENNRRRERRRRAIAAKIYSGLRAQGSYNLPKHCDNNEVLKALCAEAGWCVEDDGTTYRKGCKPPLANGAGSSMRNIPFCSSQSPSPFSSSYPSPIPSYQVSPSSSSFPSPFRLDVDKDSVSNLIPYIRNASLSLPPLRISNSAPVTPPLSSPTSRNPKPIPTWESIAKESMASFNYPLFAASAPASPTHRHLYTPATIPECDESDTSTCESSQWMKFQAFAPSASTLPTSPTFNLVKPLVPHIVPDNSIQEMRTSSEEIGVQVMPWVGEKIHEVALDDLELTLGSGKVRS is encoded by the exons ATGACCTCCGACGGAGCTACTTCGGCTGCGGCGGCGGCGGCGAGTCGGAGGAAACCGTcgtggagagagagagagaataacCGAAGGAGAGAACGGAGGAGAAGAGCGATCGCGGCGAAAATATACTCTGGACTTCGAGCTCAGGGGAGCTATAACTTGCCGAAGCACTGTGACAACAACGAAGTTCTCAAAGCGCTCTGTGCCGAAGCTGGTTGGTGCGTCGAAGACGACGGCACTACCTATCGTAAG GGTTGCAAGCCACCTCTGGCCAATGGTGCAGGGAGCTCGATGAGAAACATTCCCTTTTGTTCTTCACAAAGCCCAAGTCCTTTTTCTTCGTCGTATCCCAGTCCAATTCCTTCATACCAAGTGAGCCCTTCTTCATCCTCTTTCCCAAGCCCGTTTCGGTTAGATGTGGATAAGGACAGTGTATCAAACCTCATTCCATACATTCGCAATGCCTCCCTGTCTCTTCCTCCTCTGAGGATATCAAACAGTGCCCCTGTCACGCCGCCTCTGTCATCACCCACGTCAAGAAATCCGAAACCAATTCCTACGTGGGAGTCTATTGCCAAAGAATCCATGGCTTCCTTCAATTACCCTCTCTTTGCAGCTTCTGCTCCTGCCAGCCCCACGCACCGTCACCTTTACACCCCAGCCACTATTCCAGAATGTGATGAGTCTGATACTTCCACCTGTGAGTCTAGCCAGTGGATGAAATTCCAAGCATTTGCCCCTTCTGCATCTACGTTGCCAACTTCTCCAACCTTCAATCTTGTTAAACCTTTGGTTCCACATATTGTGCCTGATAACTCAATCCAAGAGATGAGGACGAGTTCAGAAGAGATTGGAGTGCAGGTAATGCCTTGGGTTGGGGAAAAAATTCATGAAGTGGCATTGGATGATTTGGAACTAACGCTTGGAAGCGGGAAGGTGCGGAGTTAG
- the LOC137816424 gene encoding deSI-like protein At4g17486, whose translation MKLKSKKGWKSIVPLHLKGKSSTRFSLFRKVNSAGYGPGRTPVYLNVYDLTPMNGYVYWAGLGIYHSGVEVHGVEYAFGAHDYPTSGVFEVEPRQCPGFNFRKSILIGTTTLDSTQVREFMERQSASYNGDTYHLIVKNCNHFCKDICYKLTGKSIPTWVNRLARLGSICNCILPEALRISGVGHDPNYEPHQDSEKRRLRSGFNSLSSISTRQKHLSTSSLFLQSPLRGCLSSSWPSWELRKSINRSLKER comes from the exons ATGAAACTGAAGTCTAAGAAAGGATGGAAGTCCATTGTGCCTCTTCATTTGAAAGGAAAATCATCAACCCGCTTTTCTTTATTTCGCAAAGTCAATTCAGCTGGCTATGGACCTGGCAGAACACCAGTTTATCTGAATGTGTATGACTTGACACCCATGAATGGTTATGTGTATTGGGCTGGTCTTGGTATCTATCACTCTGGTGTAGAAG TTCATGGTGTAGAATATGCATTTGGAGCTCATGACTACCCAACAAGTGGTGTTTTTGAGGTTGAACCTCGACAATGCCCTGGCTTCAATTTCAGGAAGTCAATACTCATAGGAACCACAACTCTGGATTCTACTCAGGTTAGGGAATTCATGGAACGCCAGTCAGCAAGCTACAACGGTGACACGTATCACTTAATTGTTAAGAATTGCAACCACTTCTGCAAAGACATATGTTACAAGTTGACGGGGAAATCCATTCCAACATGGGTAAATCGATTGGCCAGGCTAG GTTCAATCTGCAACTGTATTCTTCCTGAAGCACTAAGGATTTCTGGTGTGGGGCATGATCCTAATTATGAGCCTCATCAAGACAGTGAAAAGAGAAGGCTACGAAGTGGTTTCAATAGCTTGTCCTCAATCTCAACGCGTCAAAAGCACCTCTCCACTTCTTCACTGTTTCTACAGTCACCCTTAAGAGGGTGTTTGTCATCGTCATGGCCATCGTGGGAATTGAGAAAATCCATTAACCGATCCTTGAAAGAAAGATAA